A portion of the Calothrix sp. 336/3 genome contains these proteins:
- a CDS encoding dihydrolipoamide acetyltransferase family protein: protein MSINEVFMPALSSTMIEGKIVSWVKSPGDKVEKGETVVVVESDKADMDVESFYEGYLAHIIVPAGESAPVGAAIALLAATEAEIPAAIAQAQSAAKPTATTPATPAPVSAPVSESVSVGSNGSSRPSGRTVASPRARKLAKDFKVDINSLIGSGPYGRIIAEDVEAAAGKVSTPAISAPVTPVSAPAPVAKPAPAPAPSVAAIPGQTTPFTTLQTAVIRSMNASLSVPVFRVGYTITTDSLDKLYKQIKSKGVTMTALIAKAVAVTLKKHPLVNASYSDQGIVFHGNINVSVAVAMDDGGLITPVLQNADQQDIYTLSRSWKSLVERARAKQLQPEEYSTGTFTVSNLGMFGVDKFDAILPPGQGGILAIGASRPQIVATPDGMFGVKQQMQVNLTADHRIIYGAHAAAFLQDLAKLIETDAQSLTM, encoded by the coding sequence ATGAGCATTAACGAAGTATTCATGCCCGCGCTAAGTTCCACCATGATTGAAGGTAAAATCGTTTCTTGGGTAAAATCTCCCGGTGACAAAGTGGAAAAAGGCGAGACTGTGGTGGTTGTCGAGTCTGATAAGGCGGATATGGATGTAGAGTCCTTTTATGAGGGATATTTAGCACATATTATCGTGCCTGCCGGGGAAAGCGCCCCTGTGGGTGCAGCGATCGCCCTCTTAGCAGCAACAGAAGCGGAAATTCCGGCGGCGATCGCCCAAGCTCAAAGTGCAGCCAAACCCACAGCTACAACACCAGCAACACCAGCACCTGTAAGCGCTCCTGTCAGTGAATCTGTGTCCGTCGGGTCAAATGGTTCTAGTCGTCCCTCTGGACGCACTGTAGCTTCTCCCCGCGCTCGCAAATTAGCCAAAGATTTCAAAGTTGATATCAACTCTCTGATTGGTAGCGGTCCCTACGGTCGCATTATCGCCGAAGATGTGGAAGCCGCAGCTGGGAAGGTTTCTACCCCTGCTATTTCTGCCCCTGTCACCCCGGTTTCTGCCCCTGCTCCCGTTGCCAAACCCGCCCCGGCACCTGCACCTTCAGTGGCAGCAATCCCTGGTCAAACCACACCCTTTACTACCCTGCAAACTGCCGTAATTCGTAGTATGAATGCCAGTTTGTCCGTACCAGTATTCCGGGTTGGTTATACAATTACAACGGATAGCCTGGATAAATTATATAAGCAAATTAAATCTAAGGGCGTAACCATGACTGCCCTCATTGCCAAAGCTGTAGCAGTCACCTTAAAGAAACATCCTTTAGTCAACGCCAGCTATTCTGACCAAGGAATTGTTTTCCACGGAAATATCAACGTATCCGTAGCAGTTGCCATGGATGACGGTGGTTTAATTACACCAGTACTACAAAATGCTGATCAGCAGGATATCTACACCCTATCCCGTAGCTGGAAATCCTTGGTAGAGCGTGCTAGAGCCAAGCAACTTCAGCCGGAAGAATACAGCACAGGTACTTTTACCGTTTCTAATTTGGGAATGTTCGGTGTGGATAAATTTGATGCCATTTTACCCCCAGGTCAAGGTGGAATTCTGGCGATCGGTGCATCTCGCCCCCAAATTGTTGCTACTCCCGACGGAATGTTTGGTGTCAAACAGCAAATGCAAGTTAACTTGACTGCTGATCACCGCATCATCTATGGCGCTCATGCAGCAGCATTCCTGCAAGATTTAGCTAAGTTGATTGAAACCGATGCTCAATCTTTAACTATGTAA
- a CDS encoding patatin-like phospholipase family protein yields MPYKYKILSIDGGGIRGIIPAMVLAEVEKRTGKHICQLFDLIAGTSTGGILGMALTKPHPERKNEPQYTAKELIEMYRHDSARIFDEPFLEGLVHFDDIVGPKFPSQGRNDVLTQYLGDTQINEALTNIFVTSYDIELRMPIFFTKNDKNLARDNFRKLCQGYTMKQAAMATSAAPTYFEPYKVPTTDRTDNGYYSLVDGGVFANNPTSLAIMEAIINSKQKHKETLALNEILVISLGTGSLTRKYPYEQAKEWGLLGWIAPLINIIMDAASESVACQLEQLLPKATAEPQQYYRFQPQLNKANDDMDDVSRGNIYELETLGKLVIQQNSSEIDELCEQLMASWQASQLENNHALVDAR; encoded by the coding sequence ATGCCATACAAATATAAGATTTTATCTATCGACGGTGGTGGAATTCGTGGTATTATCCCTGCAATGGTTTTGGCAGAAGTAGAGAAACGTACAGGTAAACACATCTGCCAATTATTTGATTTAATTGCTGGGACTTCCACGGGGGGAATCTTAGGTATGGCTTTAACTAAACCCCATCCTGAACGCAAAAATGAACCTCAATATACAGCAAAAGAACTAATCGAAATGTATCGTCACGATTCTGCTCGAATTTTTGACGAACCCTTTTTAGAAGGTTTAGTACACTTTGATGATATTGTGGGACCTAAGTTTCCTTCTCAAGGAAGAAATGATGTTTTAACTCAGTATCTTGGTGACACACAAATCAATGAAGCCCTCACCAATATATTTGTTACTAGTTATGATATCGAGTTGCGGATGCCGATTTTCTTTACTAAAAATGATAAAAATCTTGCCCGTGATAACTTCCGCAAATTGTGTCAAGGTTACACAATGAAACAAGCAGCAATGGCAACTTCTGCTGCACCTACTTATTTTGAACCCTATAAAGTTCCCACAACAGATAGAACCGATAATGGTTACTATTCTTTAGTTGATGGTGGTGTATTTGCTAATAACCCCACTTCCTTAGCAATTATGGAAGCGATTATTAATTCTAAGCAAAAACACAAGGAAACTTTAGCGTTGAATGAGATTTTAGTTATCTCTTTAGGTACAGGTTCCTTAACTCGGAAATATCCCTACGAACAAGCCAAGGAATGGGGGCTTTTAGGCTGGATTGCGCCCCTAATTAATATTATTATGGATGCGGCGAGTGAGTCGGTGGCTTGCCAGTTAGAACAGTTACTACCCAAAGCAACTGCGGAACCACAACAATACTATCGCTTCCAACCACAATTGAATAAAGCTAATGATGATATGGATGATGTGAGTCGCGGCAATATCTATGAGTTAGAGACTCTGGGAAAACTTGTTATTCAACAAAATAGCTCAGAAATAGATGAGTTATGTGAGCAGTTAATGGCAAGTTGGCAAGCATCTCAACTAGAAAATAATCATGCTTTAGTCGATGCTAGGTAA
- a CDS encoding glutamate-5-semialdehyde dehydrogenase, with protein MNTTVDNSLNLIEIGKKTRLAALKLAVLSEELKNQAIDCVAHALESAQDEILQANIADCQAANMEGIAKPLYKRLQLDEHKLRDAIAGVKDVGKLPDPVGKVQIHRELDTGLVMKRVTCPLGVLGVIFEARPEAAIQIAALAIKSGNGVILKGGKEAIRSCEAIVKAIKQGLSQSAINPEVIQLLTTREETLGLLQLDKYVDLIIPRGSNSFVRFVQENTRIPVLGHADGICHLYIDKAADIEKAVAITVDAKIQYPAACNAIETLLVHRDIAQAFIPVIAQALETVNVELRGDESTRNILNYLPAATDVDWETEYSDLILSVKIVDNLEAAIAHIHEYGSKHTDGIITEDAEAANIFLSLVNAAGVYHNCSTRFADGFRYGFGAEVGISTQQMPPRGPVGLEGLVTYKYQMTGDGHIVATYTGANAKSFTHKEIL; from the coding sequence ATGAATACAACTGTCGATAATTCCTTAAATTTGATTGAGATTGGGAAAAAAACCCGCTTGGCAGCTTTGAAATTAGCTGTGCTTTCCGAGGAACTGAAAAATCAGGCAATTGATTGTGTCGCCCATGCTTTAGAATCTGCCCAGGATGAAATTTTGCAAGCAAATATTGCCGATTGTCAAGCAGCAAATATGGAGGGAATAGCCAAACCCCTGTATAAAAGGTTGCAGTTAGATGAGCATAAATTAAGAGACGCGATCGCCGGAGTTAAGGATGTAGGAAAACTTCCCGATCCCGTAGGAAAAGTCCAGATTCACCGGGAATTGGACACAGGTTTAGTCATGAAGCGCGTCACTTGTCCCTTGGGGGTTTTAGGGGTAATTTTTGAAGCACGTCCAGAAGCGGCGATTCAAATTGCGGCTCTGGCGATAAAATCAGGGAATGGGGTAATTCTCAAGGGTGGAAAAGAAGCGATTCGTTCCTGTGAGGCAATTGTCAAAGCAATTAAACAGGGATTATCTCAAAGCGCAATCAACCCGGAAGTTATACAGTTATTAACTACGAGGGAAGAAACCCTAGGACTTTTACAACTAGATAAATATGTAGATTTAATTATTCCCAGGGGTTCTAATTCCTTTGTGAGATTTGTTCAGGAAAATACCCGCATTCCTGTATTAGGTCATGCAGATGGTATTTGTCATTTATATATTGATAAAGCTGCCGATATCGAGAAAGCTGTAGCGATTACAGTTGATGCTAAAATTCAATATCCAGCAGCTTGTAATGCCATTGAAACTTTATTAGTTCATCGTGATATAGCTCAAGCATTCATACCAGTCATTGCCCAAGCTTTAGAGACAGTAAATGTAGAGTTGAGGGGAGATGAAAGTACCAGAAATATATTAAATTATCTCCCTGCTGCTACCGACGTAGATTGGGAAACAGAATACAGTGATTTAATTTTATCCGTGAAAATTGTCGATAATTTAGAAGCGGCGATCGCTCACATTCATGAGTATGGTTCTAAACATACCGATGGCATTATTACCGAAGATGCAGAAGCCGCTAATATTTTTCTTTCCTTAGTCAATGCAGCCGGGGTTTATCACAATTGTTCCACCCGTTTTGCTGATGGTTTCCGGTACGGTTTTGGTGCAGAAGTCGGTATCAGCACCCAACAAATGCCCCCCCGTGGTCCCGTAGGTTTAGAAGGTTTAGTGACGTATAAATATCAGATGACTGGTGATGGTCATATTGTGGCAACCTATACAGGAGCTAACGCCAAATCCTTCACCCATAAGGAAATTTTGTAA
- the mazG gene encoding nucleoside triphosphate pyrophosphohydrolase, which translates to MEFPATQRNPETLAAIQELIDVVAKLRNPDGGCPWDLAQTPQTLTPYVIEEAYEVVDAIQSGDRRAIAEELGDLLLQVVLQAQIAGEYQQFTLKEVAQGIAEKLVRRHPHVFGDISVQNVEEVRKNWEEIKAAEKGEPAPTEQKLSYKLGGYTRKLPPLMAAMKISQKAAQVGFEWENIDGVWEKFHEELGEFQQALEQETKERQEAELGDLLFAIVQLARWYDLDPSKALGGTNQRFIQRMQKMELFADKPLSDYTLQELETLWQRAKSQLAE; encoded by the coding sequence ATGGAATTTCCCGCGACTCAGAGAAACCCTGAGACTCTTGCTGCAATTCAAGAGTTAATTGATGTGGTGGCAAAGTTACGTAATCCCGATGGGGGTTGTCCCTGGGATTTAGCACAAACTCCCCAAACCCTGACACCCTATGTGATTGAGGAAGCTTATGAGGTAGTGGATGCGATTCAAAGTGGAGATAGGAGGGCGATCGCCGAGGAATTAGGGGATTTATTATTACAGGTAGTTTTGCAAGCGCAGATTGCCGGAGAATATCAGCAATTTACCTTAAAAGAAGTTGCCCAAGGCATAGCCGAAAAATTAGTGCGTCGTCATCCCCACGTCTTTGGTGATATCTCTGTGCAAAATGTGGAAGAAGTCCGGAAAAATTGGGAAGAAATTAAAGCCGCAGAAAAGGGAGAACCCGCACCCACAGAGCAAAAATTAAGTTATAAATTGGGCGGTTACACGCGGAAATTGCCACCATTGATGGCAGCTATGAAAATTTCTCAAAAAGCTGCTCAGGTAGGCTTTGAATGGGAAAATATTGATGGTGTGTGGGAGAAATTTCACGAGGAATTGGGAGAGTTTCAGCAGGCTTTAGAACAGGAGACAAAGGAAAGACAGGAAGCGGAATTAGGGGATTTACTATTTGCGATCGTTCAGTTGGCTCGATGGTATGATTTAGACCCTAGTAAGGCTTTAGGAGGGACAAATCAGCGTTTCATTCAGCGTATGCAAAAAATGGAATTATTTGCGGACAAACCCCTCAGCGACTACACATTGCAAGAATTGGAAACCCTATGGCAACGGGCAAAATCCCAATTAGCTGAATAA
- a CDS encoding metal-binding protein — protein MPSGRTHDRITLWTLPVIAGVTYMQTRSGNLTLVVVSGYMFGGLMFGPDLDIFSIHYQRWGWLRWIWLPYQKSLRHRSFLSHGPVIGTTLRIVYLCGVVGIVVLVGAVVVEQLAIARGSWQMVESTVSSSLIRYGREFLALFIGLELGAMSHYVSDWGGSTYKRWQKQGIAGLLSGGKMKKRKKVVTRRSPKTASKISKTTQSRKRS, from the coding sequence ATGCCCTCTGGTCGCACGCACGATCGCATCACTCTTTGGACTTTACCTGTTATCGCTGGTGTCACCTATATGCAGACGCGCAGTGGCAACTTGACTTTGGTGGTGGTGAGCGGGTATATGTTCGGGGGGCTGATGTTTGGACCCGATTTAGATATTTTCTCTATTCATTATCAGCGTTGGGGTTGGTTGCGTTGGATTTGGCTACCCTATCAAAAAAGCTTGCGTCATCGTTCTTTCCTATCCCATGGTCCAGTAATTGGTACAACTTTGCGAATAGTGTATTTGTGCGGAGTTGTGGGGATTGTAGTGCTGGTTGGTGCGGTGGTAGTAGAACAGTTGGCGATCGCCCGTGGTAGTTGGCAAATGGTAGAGTCTACGGTGAGTAGTTCTCTGATTCGTTATGGCAGAGAATTTTTGGCTTTGTTTATCGGGTTGGAATTGGGTGCGATGAGTCATTACGTGAGTGACTGGGGAGGTTCCACCTATAAACGTTGGCAAAAACAGGGTATCGCAGGTTTACTATCTGGTGGCAAAATGAAGAAACGTAAAAAAGTAGTCACTAGGCGATCGCCCAAAACCGCAAGCAAAATATCAAAAACTACTCAATCTCGCAAACGTTCATAG
- a CDS encoding tetratricopeptide repeat protein produces the protein MRDRILTTLLVILSLTTTPRFVVAQSTTEQLFKQGEAAESVGNNSQAETIWRQVLQLEPSNGKAYNNLGNALRRQGKLDEALAAHQKALQLNLNDAEAYVGIGNVLNAQGKPEEGIAQHKKALQINPNLAAAYNGLGNALYDQKKLEPAVAAYQKAIQLDPNYAAAYYNLGNALRDQKKLEPAIAAFQKAIQLNPNFAAAYNGLGNALYDQKKLEPAVAAFQKAIQLNPNFAAAYNGLGNALYDQKKLEPAVAAYQKAIQLDPNFAFAYYNLGNALYDQKKLEPAIAAFQKAIQLNPNFAFAYNGLGNALYDQKKLEPAIAAFQKAIQLNPNFAFAYNGLGNALYDQKKLEPAIAAFQKAIQLNPNFAFAYNGLGNALYDQKKLEPAIAAFQKAIQLNPNFAFAYNGLGNALYDQKKLEPAIAAFQKAIQLNPNFAFAYNGLGNALYDQKKLEPAIAAFQKAIQLNPNFAFAYNGLGNALYDQKKLEPAIAAFQKAIQLNPNFAFAYNGLGNALYDQKKLEPAIAAFQKAIQLNPNFAFAYNGLGNALYDQKKLEPAIAAFQKAIQLNPNFAFAYNGLGNALYDQKKLEPAIAAYQKAIQLDPNDANAYNNLGNALYDQKKLEPAIAAYQKAIQLNPNFAAAYNNLGVALSDQKKLEPAIAAYQKVLTLPEDTSLTPTTTHTAANNGLGLVFQEQGKLKQAIDYFDKSEALDPDYIYASNNNREARRLWIEQQNKLASVESDREWLPKNDPMLPVKRSVVLITAEFLNSERQGTEIGTGVVIHREANRILILTSRHVIFDGREEGKNMQVEFFSSPPANRVRMRRNAKLFKMTTTDTPDLAILEVSGKLPEDIQPLTISATTITPVMPVQIIGHSARRNEEQLWFPVRGKISSYQKQQLEISETIIKPGYSGSPVLDSQNRLLGIVYGGRRGEARNFAFSISEITKQLSTWNVNFKKP, from the coding sequence ATGCGAGACCGCATATTAACTACTTTATTAGTCATTTTATCTCTAACTACGACACCCCGGTTTGTAGTTGCTCAAAGCACCACAGAACAACTATTTAAACAAGGCGAAGCCGCCGAATCGGTGGGTAATAACTCCCAAGCAGAAACGATTTGGCGGCAGGTGTTGCAGCTTGAACCCAGCAATGGTAAAGCTTATAACAATTTGGGCAATGCTTTGCGGCGACAGGGAAAATTAGATGAGGCATTAGCAGCGCACCAGAAAGCACTACAACTCAACCTTAATGATGCAGAAGCTTATGTTGGGATAGGTAATGTGCTAAATGCTCAAGGGAAACCAGAGGAGGGAATCGCACAGCACAAGAAAGCCTTGCAAATTAACCCTAATTTAGCTGCTGCTTACAATGGTCTCGGTAATGCCCTATATGACCAGAAGAAACTAGAACCAGCAGTTGCCGCCTACCAAAAAGCCATTCAACTCGACCCTAACTATGCCGCTGCTTACTACAATCTCGGCAATGCCCTGAGAGACCAGAAGAAACTAGAACCAGCGATCGCCGCCTTCCAAAAAGCCATACAACTCAACCCTAACTTTGCTGCTGCTTACAATGGTCTCGGTAATGCCCTATATGACCAGAAGAAACTAGAACCAGCAGTTGCCGCCTTCCAAAAAGCCATACAACTCAACCCTAACTTTGCTGCTGCTTACAATGGTCTCGGTAATGCCCTATATGACCAGAAGAAACTAGAACCAGCAGTTGCCGCCTACCAAAAAGCCATTCAACTCGACCCTAACTTTGCTTTTGCTTACTACAATCTCGGCAATGCCCTATATGACCAGAAGAAACTAGAACCAGCGATCGCCGCCTTCCAAAAAGCCATACAACTCAACCCTAACTTTGCTTTTGCTTACAATGGTCTCGGTAATGCCCTATATGACCAGAAGAAACTAGAACCAGCGATCGCCGCCTTCCAAAAAGCCATACAACTCAACCCTAACTTTGCTTTTGCTTACAATGGTCTCGGTAATGCCCTATATGACCAGAAGAAACTAGAACCAGCGATCGCCGCCTTCCAAAAAGCCATACAACTCAACCCTAACTTTGCTTTTGCTTACAATGGTCTCGGTAATGCCCTATATGACCAGAAGAAACTAGAACCAGCGATCGCCGCCTTCCAAAAAGCCATACAACTCAACCCTAACTTTGCTTTTGCTTACAATGGTCTCGGTAATGCCCTATATGACCAGAAGAAACTAGAACCAGCGATCGCCGCCTTCCAAAAAGCCATACAACTCAACCCTAACTTTGCTTTTGCTTACAATGGTCTCGGTAATGCCCTATATGACCAGAAGAAACTAGAACCAGCGATCGCCGCCTTCCAAAAAGCCATACAACTCAACCCTAACTTTGCTTTTGCTTACAATGGTCTCGGTAATGCCCTATATGACCAGAAGAAACTAGAACCAGCGATCGCCGCCTTCCAAAAAGCCATACAACTCAACCCTAACTTTGCTTTTGCTTACAATGGTCTCGGTAATGCCCTATATGACCAGAAGAAACTAGAACCAGCGATCGCCGCCTTCCAAAAAGCCATACAACTCAACCCTAACTTTGCTTTTGCTTACAATGGTCTCGGTAATGCCCTATATGACCAGAAGAAACTAGAACCAGCGATCGCCGCCTTCCAAAAAGCCATACAACTCAACCCTAACTTTGCTTTTGCTTACAATGGTCTCGGTAATGCCCTATATGACCAGAAGAAACTAGAACCAGCGATCGCCGCCTACCAAAAAGCCATACAGCTCGACCCTAACGATGCCAACGCTTACAACAATCTCGGCAATGCCCTATATGACCAGAAGAAACTAGAACCAGCGATCGCCGCCTACCAAAAAGCCATTCAACTCAACCCTAACTTTGCTGCTGCCTACAACAATCTCGGTGTTGCCCTGAGTGACCAGAAGAAACTAGAACCAGCGATCGCCGCTTACCAAAAAGTCCTAACATTACCAGAAGATACTTCTCTAACTCCTACCACTACTCATACTGCTGCTAACAATGGCTTGGGTTTAGTATTCCAAGAACAAGGAAAACTGAAACAAGCCATAGACTATTTCGACAAATCAGAAGCTCTTGACCCCGATTATATCTATGCCAGCAACAACAATAGAGAAGCACGAAGGTTATGGATTGAACAACAGAATAAACTAGCCAGTGTAGAAAGTGATCGGGAGTGGTTACCGAAAAATGACCCTATGTTACCCGTCAAGCGTTCTGTGGTACTCATCACTGCCGAATTTTTAAATAGCGAACGTCAAGGAACCGAGATTGGTACTGGTGTAGTCATTCACCGAGAAGCCAACCGAATACTCATCCTCACCAGTCGTCATGTCATTTTTGACGGCAGAGAAGAAGGTAAAAATATGCAGGTAGAATTTTTCAGTTCCCCACCAGCAAACCGGGTGCGAATGCGGCGAAATGCCAAGCTGTTCAAAATGACTACTACAGATACACCCGATTTAGCCATCTTGGAAGTTAGCGGCAAGCTGCCAGAAGACATCCAACCTCTAACCATCTCTGCAACCACTATCACCCCTGTCATGCCCGTGCAAATTATCGGTCATTCTGCTCGACGGAATGAAGAACAATTATGGTTTCCGGTACGAGGAAAAATTAGCAGCTATCAAAAACAACAACTAGAAATATCCGAAACTATAATCAAGCCCGGTTACTCTGGCAGTCCTGTACTTGACTCGCAAAATCGGCTCTTAGGTATAGTTTATGGAGGCAGAAGAGGTGAAGCGCGAAATTTTGCCTTTTCTATATCGGAGATTACCAAACAACTATCCACCTGGAACGTTAATTTTAAAAAACCATAA
- the secD gene encoding preprotein translocase subunit SecD → MPSEITIFRPITWISLIAIALPLAGCPNITQSQNTPKPNISTKAKPKITEIKNGSQLVVEVQTTPSVPKITDRDLQAIKQTIENRIQGLGISEAIVKIQGKNRLLIQVGGEKTPDRVASILESSGFLEMKKQKLGTEKQLSQLMQTRTQLETDRQRLLNNPQKNKNTIIQTSEALEKNELALSQLFQSHQPPLTSRNIKDASSSQADPSESWVVAIQFDEEGSKSFAQITKELAGTGRAVGIFVDGKIISSPFVSSHYADKGIMGGAAEISGDFTSDTAKNLATQLQSGALILPIKIVEMTSIPAK, encoded by the coding sequence ATGCCCAGTGAAATAACCATTTTTCGCCCAATAACCTGGATATCCCTAATAGCGATCGCACTTCCATTGGCAGGTTGTCCAAATATAACTCAATCACAAAATACCCCAAAGCCAAATATCTCAACAAAGGCAAAACCAAAAATTACAGAAATTAAAAACGGTTCCCAATTAGTTGTGGAGGTACAAACCACCCCATCCGTACCCAAGATTACCGATCGAGATTTACAAGCAATTAAACAAACCATTGAAAATCGCATCCAAGGATTGGGTATTTCCGAGGCGATCGTCAAAATTCAAGGAAAAAACCGCCTATTAATTCAAGTTGGGGGTGAAAAAACACCGGATCGTGTTGCCAGCATCTTGGAAAGCTCCGGTTTCTTGGAAATGAAAAAACAAAAGCTGGGAACCGAAAAACAACTTTCCCAACTAATGCAAACTCGCACACAACTGGAAACTGATCGACAGCGATTGCTCAATAATCCCCAAAAAAATAAAAATACCATTATCCAAACTTCAGAAGCGCTCGAAAAAAATGAATTAGCCCTATCCCAATTATTTCAATCCCACCAACCGCCCCTTACCAGTAGAAATATCAAAGATGCCTCCTCCAGTCAAGCAGATCCAAGTGAAAGTTGGGTAGTGGCAATTCAATTCGATGAGGAGGGAAGTAAATCATTTGCCCAAATCACCAAAGAATTAGCTGGTACGGGAAGGGCAGTTGGTATTTTTGTTGATGGAAAAATTATTAGTTCCCCTTTTGTGTCATCTCACTATGCCGATAAAGGAATTATGGGTGGTGCAGCAGAAATTTCGGGGGATTTCACATCCGACACAGCCAAAAATTTAGCTACCCAGCTGCAAAGTGGTGCCCTAATTTTACCGATAAAAATAGTCGAAATGACCTCCATTCCAGCAAAATAA